A genomic region of Pseudomonadota bacterium contains the following coding sequences:
- a CDS encoding tetratricopeptide repeat protein: MSIILDALKKAQQERKQTTTKTTYTFKNPGQKPRWVVYGILIVVIASVVGYLYIPAFHKPKVVAKVIVKPEPPKTKPVTVEAKKVEATPQKPVVALIEKKPEPVKTPVKTEKAKPKEEVKVAVQKTEVVKKEVVKKEIIAKRVKQKTPAIRKERKEPAPEGQRQDIGVTAGKVDERKLDLIYNEALKEAQMGRVNEAKRLYLSILAERPDHIEALNNLGVIATNEGNTKEALFYFKKILEY, encoded by the coding sequence GTGAGTATAATCCTTGATGCCCTTAAGAAGGCACAGCAGGAAAGGAAGCAAACAACCACAAAGACTACCTATACATTTAAAAATCCGGGTCAAAAGCCAAGATGGGTTGTTTATGGCATCCTTATTGTGGTTATTGCTTCTGTTGTAGGGTATCTTTATATCCCTGCATTTCATAAGCCAAAAGTAGTTGCAAAGGTAATTGTGAAGCCTGAGCCGCCAAAGACAAAACCTGTAACGGTAGAAGCAAAAAAGGTAGAGGCGACGCCCCAAAAGCCTGTAGTTGCACTTATAGAAAAAAAACCTGAGCCTGTAAAGACTCCTGTGAAGACTGAAAAGGCAAAACCAAAGGAAGAAGTAAAGGTTGCTGTCCAGAAAACCGAAGTCGTTAAGAAGGAAGTCGTTAAGAAGGAAATAATAGCTAAACGTGTGAAGCAGAAGACCCCTGCAATTAGGAAGGAGCGGAAGGAGCCTGCACCTGAGGGACAGAGGCAAGATATAGGTGTCACAGCGGGCAAGGTGGATGAAAGAAAGCTCGACCTTATTTACAATGAGGCATTAAAGGAAGCTCAAATGGGCAGGGTAAATGAGGCAAAGAGACTTTACCTCAGCATATTGGCGGAACGTCCTGACCATATTGAGGCGCTTAACAACCTCGGTGTAATTGCTACGAACGAAGGGAATACAAAAGAGGCACTTTTTTATTTTAAAAAGATTCTCGAATATAA